The Pleurocapsa sp. PCC 7319 genomic interval GACGCACGGGAGATATGATGGCTGCCTATAACACTAATATTGAAGTCAAAACCATCGTTACACCAGAGGTGTCTGACCAATTGCTGAAAGAACTAAAACAGTTTCCCGAAACTTACGCCTTGATTGCTTTCCGAGAAAATGTAGAAGGTTTGTTTAATTAGACGCTCCTGTATCAAAGCTAAAAGTAAGAAACCTAGAGCGAAGATCTATGAAACCTAGCAATCAGAAAGGTTGACTCTTTCCTAGTGTTAGAGAAAATACAGTTA includes:
- a CDS encoding P-II family nitrogen regulator, whose product is MSDSFNQGVLVTIVCESVLQERLIKLLITLGVSGYTIVPVQGAGSHGRRTGDMMAAYNTNIEVKTIVTPEVSDQLLKELKQFPETYALIAFRENVEGLFN